Proteins co-encoded in one Daphnia carinata strain CSIRO-1 chromosome 3, CSIRO_AGI_Dcar_HiC_V3, whole genome shotgun sequence genomic window:
- the LOC130693877 gene encoding uncharacterized protein LOC130693877, translated as MSFLQTLQNIFSKSVLGAGENKIIKTSNPAYREWQERMEAILKPGKRSYFIRSLWHVECSRCNHYLYQSKEETLIEQTRLCVENYRVAFSGLKDCFDGRDKSGKPWKTKYPALLSNDNVHVIRTLEKKWTKMFPTLDMSPITEDLKFLIHADPYFHRACKSSNTHDPFVLENYQRVLKSLAKIASILEKPKVAELILLYVNEKTFCQEDNEPYTVTCWGEPAYAFLGGPLTEQQLTWMMFAVNIAHVPEKESDQIRYTHDDETVESPVVEENVAPS; from the exons ATGAGTTTCTTGCAAACtttgcaaaatattttcaGTAAAAGTGTCCTTGGTGctggagaaaacaaaataataaagacaTCTAATCCTGCCTACAGAGAATG GCAAGAAAGAATGGAAGCCATTTTAAAACCAGGAAAGAGAAGCTACTTCATCAGAAGCCTTTGGCATGTAGAATGTTCTCGCTGCAATCACTACCt GTATCAATCCAAAGAAGAGACGCTAATCGAACAAACAAGACTTTGCGTCGAGAACTACAGAGTGGCTTTTAGTGGTCTAAAGGATTGTTTCGATGGCAGAGATAAATCGGGAAAACCTTGGAAAACGAAATACCCTGCTCTGTTATCCAATGACAATGTTCACGTCATCAGAACACTGGAGAAAAAATGGACCAAAATGTTCCCAACGTTGGACATGAGTCCAATTACGGAGGATTTAAAATTTCTCATTCATGCCGATCCGTACTTCCATCGAGCTTGCAAGTCATCCAACACGCACGATCCGTTTGTGCTGGAGAATTACCAAAGAGTCCTCAAGTCGTTGGCAAAGATCGCGTCTATTTTGGAGAAACCGAAAGTTGCCGAGTTAATACTTTTGTATGTAAATGAAAAGACGTTTTGCCAGGAAGATAATGAACCATACACTGTTACGTGCTGGGGAGAACCGGCTTACGCTTTTCTCGGTGGTCCATTGACCGAACAACAGTTGACATGGATGATGTTTGCTGTCAATATCGCCCATGttccagaaaaagaatcaGACCAAATAAG GTACACTCATGACGATGAGACGGTTGAATCGCCGGTGGTCGAAGAGAACGTGGCGCCATCTTAA
- the LOC130693910 gene encoding uncharacterized protein LOC130693910 produces MHFVMGPLILLAILACDCVMSEEFLRIELNDRLKQRYTNDSDDTRLEMDQEKQPVRKIGESSSHDRLNVIPTDLSERAFQKYYELRHRLKFRKLDNGRKEKEALPVESTSVPITTTERLTTSTTTKTNEEVAATFPLHEKQELPQEEELDPQLMTGTIDDYDIIMFVDKEQLEQEPIFSPSGVGFFHGIINFVRWLISQSADVEMEDYED; encoded by the exons ATGCATTTCGTGATGGGGCCATTGATTTTGTTGGCTATACTGGCGTGTGACTGTGTCATGAGTGAAGAATTTCTAAGGATAGAACTGAATG ACCGACTAAAACAGCGATACACAAACGATTCGGATGACACTCGATTGGAAATGgaccaagaaaaacaacccGTACGCAAGATTGGCGAGTCTTCAAGCCACGACAGGTTGAACGTCATCCCTACAGATTTGTCTGAACGAGCCTTTCAAAAGTATTACGAGTTACGTCACAGATTGAAATTTAGAAAACTAGACAATGgccgtaaagaaaaagaggcttTGCCGGTCGAAAGTACGAGTGTTCcaataacaacaacagaaaggcTGACAACGTCAACAACTACAAAGACGAATGAAGAAGTTGCAGCAACCTTCCCGTTGCACGAGAAGCAAGAACTCcctcaagaagaagaacttgaTCCCCAACTGATGACAGGCACAATCGACGATTACGACATTATCATGTTTGTGGATAAAGAACAACTGGAACAAGAGCCTATTTTTTCACCTTCAGGAGTAGGATTCTTTCACGGCATCATTAACTTCGTTAGATGGCTAATCTCTCAATCAGCTGACGTCGAAATGGAAGATTACGAGGACTAA
- the LOC130693376 gene encoding uncharacterized protein LOC130693376 — translation MTGSYLLAILFCTQVILTANGRPLGDDGEWMDDVSLNPEIMGLNDEEDNSLSRSASAVEDNGEWVDDVTGNMFIMGEDPLSQSTGLSDDVNARKKRDVGKKILKLLKKASKKLKRDVIDTLTVDREKQSPTKIKLEKTLLQTMKKP, via the exons ATGACTGGTTCCTATTTGCTTGCCATTTTATTCTGCACTCAAGTTATCCTGACAGCTAACGGCCGTCCTCTTGGTGATGATGGTGAGTGGATGGATGACGTATCCCTTAATCCAGAGATTATGGGCTTAAACGATGAAGAGGATAACTCTCTATCGCGATCTGCTTCGGCCGTCGAAGACAATGGCGAATGGGTGGACGATGTCACTGGTAACATGTTCATCATGGGCGAAGATCCTTTAAGCCAATCAACTGGATTGTCTG ACGATGTGAACGCTCGTAAGAAACGAGATGTTGGTAAGAAGATTCTGAAACTTTTGAAGAAGGCGTCCAAGAAATTGAAGAGAGACGTGATCGATACGTTGACCGTTGATCGTGAAAAGCAAAGCCCTACAAAGATTAAACTGGAGAAGACGTTGCTTCAGACTATGAAGAAACCATAG